A stretch of the Bacillus sp. B-jedd genome encodes the following:
- a CDS encoding inositol monophosphatase family protein: MDLDHVYEQAKNWVLEAGERIRSSFDKTLDIHTKSDPNDLVTDIDRDTEKFFIEKIRKSFPGHRIMGEEGFGDELSDLDGVVWIIDPIDGTMNFIHQQRNFAISLGVYENGVGKIGLIYDIVHDELYHAVAGRGAYLNEKLIPKLEQTSVNEAILALNITWVMKNSRIDHNLLIPLVRDVRGTRSYGSAALELVYVATGRINAYISPRLAPWDYAGGKIIVEELGGIVTDLNGGELDMLSNTSVFAAGPGLHGDILGDYLKDLK; this comes from the coding sequence ATGGATTTGGATCATGTTTATGAACAGGCGAAAAATTGGGTGCTCGAAGCGGGTGAAAGGATCCGATCTTCCTTTGATAAAACTTTGGATATCCATACGAAATCGGATCCCAATGATCTTGTTACCGATATCGATAGAGATACAGAAAAGTTTTTCATCGAAAAAATTAGAAAATCCTTTCCAGGCCACCGGATCATGGGTGAGGAAGGTTTTGGGGACGAGCTTTCGGATTTGGATGGAGTAGTGTGGATCATTGATCCAATAGACGGAACGATGAATTTCATTCACCAACAACGAAATTTCGCCATATCTTTAGGGGTTTATGAAAATGGTGTCGGAAAAATCGGACTGATATATGATATTGTCCATGATGAACTTTATCATGCCGTCGCAGGACGCGGGGCTTATTTGAATGAAAAGCTAATTCCAAAATTGGAACAAACGAGTGTTAACGAAGCCATACTGGCCTTAAACATAACCTGGGTGATGAAAAACAGCCGGATTGACCACAATCTTCTTATCCCACTCGTCAGGGACGTAAGGGGGACAAGGTCTTACGGGTCTGCCGCCCTTGAACTTGTGTATGTCGCCACAGGAAGAATAAACGCCTATATTTCCCCGCGCCTTGCCCCTTGGGATTATGCGGGTGGGAAGATTATTGTCGAAGAACTAGGTGGAATCGTAACTGATTTGAATGGCGGCGAACTTGATATGTTGAGCAACACATCGGTTTTCGCAGCTGGCCCTGGCTTGCATGGGGATATCTTGGGGGATTATTTGAAGGACTTAAAATAA